A single Capra hircus breed San Clemente chromosome 13, ASM170441v1, whole genome shotgun sequence DNA region contains:
- the LOC102187965 gene encoding trophoblast Kunitz domain protein 1: MRLCLSTALLFLLVILVDSTPLNIYHIQDEGLETSHRRGPEKRSVIDVVSGIINGVATGTKIIEKGAGILTGLAEIITKAIKGQVMISRIQFDNHTLEELPTLQLEYSTLSEENNGLETSHRRGLEKRSVIDVVTSIINGVATGTKIIEKGAGILTGLAEIITKAIKGQVMISGIQFDNHTLEEYQTLKIEYSTLTEENKASKPALCLEPKVTGDCNATMTRYFYNPQTGLCEQFVYSGCEGNGNNFENLEDCMKTCSQEAGSLW, encoded by the exons ATGAGACTCTGCCTCTCCACAGcccttcttttcctcctggttatcCTGGTGGACAGCACCCCACTGAATATATACCATATCCAGGATGAAG GTCTGGAGACAAGCCATAGAAGGGGACCCGAGAAACGTTCAGTAATAGATGTGGTTTCAGGTATCATCAACGGTGTGGCTACAG GTACCAAGATTATCGAGAAGGGAGCCGGAATACTGACAGGATTGGCTGAAATAATCACTAAAGCCATTAAAG GTCAGGTGATGATTTCCAGAATTCAATTTGATAACCATACACTAGAGGAATTGCCAACACTCCAGCTTGAATACTCAACACTCAGTGAGGAGAATAATG GTCTGGAGACAAGCCACAGAAGGGGACTTGAGAAGCGTTCAGTAATAGATGTGGTTACAAGCATCATCAACGGTGTGGCTACAG GTACCAAGATTATTGAGAAGGGAGCCGGAATACTGACAGGATTGGCTGAAATAATCACTAAAGCCATTAAAG GTCAGGTGATGATTTCTGGAATACAATTTGATAACCATACACTAGAGGAATACCAAACACTCAAGATTGAATACTCAACGCTCACTGAGGAGAATAAAG CCTCTAAGcctgccctctgcctggagccTAAAGTGACAGGTGACTGCAATGCCACAATGACCAGGTACTTCTACAACCCCCAGACTGGCCTCTGTGAGCAGTTTGTGTACAGTGGCTGTGAAGGGAATGGAAACAACTTTGAAAATTTAGAGGACTGCATGAAGACCtgctctcaagaggcagggtctCTGTGGTAA